A single region of the Bactrocera neohumeralis isolate Rockhampton unplaced genomic scaffold, APGP_CSIRO_Bneo_wtdbg2-racon-allhic-juicebox.fasta_v2 ctg5330, whole genome shotgun sequence genome encodes:
- the LOC126767314 gene encoding uncharacterized protein LOC126767314, translated as MIGRADIEGSKSDVAMNAWPPQASYPCEGVRITAPPPLIGLRSWTLTPSEGPTSLTTFFITSLEEVAGPLLLTTTDQVSTGFGVTGVIASSTGAGGGGIGADGAGIDLLGVEGSASYFEASSNSPFAVSLSKPLASKTSSLSSPVIRFAAATWLTAPPPTTTAPLGRARGPSLLPLATRVTTFAAPSFATPTPLPTVLDGRATLPLPLPSSLRDDPIRAAAFTVVATKALPPQHPLPPSTPPTLRGDPARATTFSAEATLALPPPPAPSRVPPTLRGDPAR; from the exons AGGGAGTGCGAATAACCGCCCCACCACCCTTAATCGGTCTAAGGTCATGGACCCTCACACCAAGTGAGGGACCCACCTCCTTGACCACCTTCTTTATAACCTCCTTAGAGGAAGTTGCAGGCCCCTTACTCCTCACCACGACCGACCAGGTCTCCACAGGCTTCGGCGTCACCGGTGTGATCGCATCCAGCACAGGTGCAGGAGGCGGAGGCATCGGTGCCGACGGAGCCGGCATTGACCTGCTCGGCGTCGAGGG GAGCGCCTCATACTTTGAGGCAAGCTCCAACAGCCCCTTCGCGGTCTCCCTCTCAAAGCCCTTGGCCTCAAAGACCAGCTCATTGAGCTCCCCAGTTATACGCTTTGCAGCCGCCACATGGCTGACTGCCCCAcccccaacaacaacagctcccCTTGGAAGAGCCCGCGGTCCCTCTTTGTTGCCACTCGCGACACGAGTGACAACTTTCGCAGCGCCCTCCTTCGCGACGCCCACTCCTTTGCCCACCGTACTAGACGGAAGGGCAACGCTCCCACTACCGCTACCTTCCTCGTTACGCGACGACCCCATACGCGCAGCCGCTTTCACGGTGGTGGCCACTAAGGCACTCCCACCACAACACCCGCTCCCTCCCTCAACACCCCCTACGTTACGCGGCGACCCCGCACGCGCAACCACCTTCTCAGCGGAGGCCACGTTGGCACTCCCGCCACCTCCCGCTCCCTCCCGTGTACCCCCTACGTTACGCGGCGACCCAGCACGC